One segment of Psychromonas sp. psych-6C06 DNA contains the following:
- a CDS encoding fumarylacetoacetate hydrolase family protein has translation MNKIQIEEKSIYPSKVVCIGRNYVEHIVELDNEIPEQMVFFIKPNSAISDVIISNVEEPIHYEAEISFVITDNKISAVGVGLDMTKRGIQSALKNKGLPWERAKAFDNSAVFSPFIPFTGDVTSLSMRLFINDLETQHANYPLMINKPEEIIDEVGTFMRFEDGDILMTGTPKGVGVAHKGDRFKGQVFYNDKLLLEQHWTVL, from the coding sequence ATGAATAAAATTCAGATCGAAGAAAAGAGTATATATCCTTCAAAGGTTGTTTGTATTGGGCGTAATTATGTTGAGCATATTGTAGAGCTTGATAATGAGATTCCTGAGCAGATGGTGTTTTTTATAAAACCTAATTCTGCTATTTCAGATGTTATTATTAGTAATGTCGAAGAGCCCATTCATTACGAAGCGGAGATCTCCTTTGTTATTACCGATAACAAAATATCGGCTGTAGGTGTTGGCTTAGATATGACTAAACGCGGTATACAGTCTGCGCTGAAAAATAAAGGATTACCTTGGGAACGTGCAAAAGCGTTTGATAATTCCGCGGTATTTAGCCCTTTTATTCCGTTCACTGGAGATGTTACTTCATTGTCAATGCGATTATTTATCAATGATCTTGAAACGCAACATGCAAATTACCCATTGATGATCAATAAACCCGAAGAGATTATTGATGAAGTAGGTACGTTTATGCGCTTTGAAGATGGAGATATTTTAATGACAGGTACCCCAAAAGGGGTGGGTGTCGCTCACAAAGGTGACCGATTTAAGGGACAAGTTTTTTACAACGATAAGTTGTTACTTGAACAACATTGGACCGTATTATAA
- the pheS gene encoding phenylalanine--tRNA ligase subunit alpha, whose amino-acid sequence MQHLDEIVANAQQQIENAVDGNELEEIRLQYLGKKGIMTEQMKGLGKLPPAEKPAAGQMINKAKQAIQAVLVARKQAFETEALNAKLAQETIDVTLPGRGAPLGNIHPVTRTTERIVEFFSELGFEVKDGPEVEDGYHNFDALNIPPHHPARADHDTFYFNPDLVLRTQTSGVQIRTMETQEPPVRIISPGRVYRNDYDQTHTPMFHQVEGLMIAENVSFAQLKGILNDFLHNFFEEDLEIRFRPSYFPFTEPSAEVDVKGKNGWLEILGCGMVHPTVLKAMGVDPEKYSGFAFGIGIERLTMLRYGVNDLRSFFENDLRFLKQFK is encoded by the coding sequence ATGCAGCACCTTGATGAAATCGTTGCTAATGCGCAACAACAGATAGAAAACGCCGTTGATGGCAATGAATTAGAAGAGATCCGCTTACAATATTTAGGTAAGAAAGGGATCATGACTGAACAGATGAAAGGGTTAGGTAAATTACCACCTGCCGAAAAACCTGCTGCAGGTCAGATGATTAACAAAGCCAAACAAGCGATTCAAGCAGTACTCGTTGCTCGTAAACAAGCTTTTGAAACAGAAGCGTTAAATGCCAAGCTAGCACAGGAAACGATTGATGTAACACTGCCAGGTCGTGGTGCGCCACTCGGTAACATTCACCCTGTTACGCGCACAACTGAACGTATTGTTGAATTTTTCAGTGAATTAGGGTTTGAAGTCAAAGATGGTCCTGAAGTTGAAGATGGTTACCATAACTTTGATGCACTTAATATTCCACCGCATCATCCTGCCCGTGCTGATCACGATACGTTTTATTTTAATCCTGATTTAGTATTACGTACACAAACATCAGGTGTACAGATTCGTACAATGGAAACTCAAGAGCCTCCTGTACGTATTATCTCGCCAGGACGCGTGTACCGTAACGATTACGATCAAACTCATACGCCAATGTTCCACCAAGTTGAAGGCTTAATGATCGCTGAAAACGTGAGCTTTGCACAACTTAAAGGTATTTTAAACGACTTCTTACATAACTTCTTCGAAGAAGATTTAGAGATCCGTTTCCGTCCTTCTTACTTCCCATTCACAGAGCCTTCTGCAGAAGTTGACGTGAAAGGTAAGAACGGTTGGTTAGAGATTCTTGGCTGTGGCATGGTCCACCCAACCGTATTAAAAGCAATGGGCGTTGATCCAGAAAAATATTCAGGTTTTGCCTTTGGTATCGGTATCGAGCGTTTAACAATGCTTCGTTACGGCGTAAATGATTTACGTTCTTTCTTTGAAAACGATCTTCGTTTCCTCAAGCAATTCAAATAA
- the pheT gene encoding phenylalanine--tRNA ligase subunit beta encodes MKFSEAWLREWVNPEISSADLQHQITMAGLEVDDVDAVAGEFTKVLVGEVVECGQHPDADKLQVTKINIGEDELIDIVCGAKNCRLGLKVAVAVVGAVLPGDFKIKKAKLRGQPSFGMLCSESELGMAESAEGIIELPLDAPIGQCVREYLQLDDVTIDVDLTANRADCLGIAGLAREVGVLNAISATEPTWENVAVSIDDTVAINLQAPQACPRYLGRVIKGINQDVATPLWMVEKLRRCGVRSVDAVVDITQYVLLEFGHPMHAFDLTKLEGGIEVRLAEQDEKLTLLDGKEVKLNADTLVIADQSKALAMAGIFGGQDSGVQQGTTDIFLESAFFAPLAIAGRARSYGLHTDASHRYERGVDPVLQAKAMERATQLLVEICGGSVGPITEAVSNENLPKQATITLTRVKLDRLIGHVVEDARVTEILTQLGCDVETTENSWTVVAPTYRFDMEIEEDLIEEVARVYGYNNIPNIAPQAALTMPAHNEAALKLSKIRDVLVNREFNEAITYSFVDPDKQLKLHPEADALILPHPISKDMSAMRVSLLTGLLESVSKNQKRQQPRVRLFETGLRFVKDENAENGINQQAMLAGVIIGNLNEQHWDLESRNVDFFDLKADLESVLDLCVDSTNFEFKAETHSALHPGQSAGIYRNGKHIGYIGALHPNHVKPFAIKGTPIVFEVLLDAISTRQLPEAGDISKFPANHRDLAFVVDKKVDAGKVLKFIDKIGGTQLVGLNLFDVYEGQGVIEGNKSLAIGLILQDTTRTLEEQEIADSVNAIVEAVSKEFNASLRE; translated from the coding sequence ATGAAATTTAGTGAAGCTTGGTTACGCGAGTGGGTTAACCCAGAAATTAGCAGTGCAGATTTACAACACCAAATTACGATGGCCGGCCTTGAAGTTGATGACGTTGATGCCGTTGCTGGTGAATTTACAAAAGTACTTGTCGGTGAAGTGGTTGAATGTGGCCAGCATCCAGATGCAGACAAACTACAGGTAACAAAAATCAATATCGGTGAAGATGAATTAATCGATATCGTATGTGGTGCAAAGAACTGTCGTTTAGGTCTTAAAGTAGCTGTTGCGGTAGTGGGTGCTGTATTACCAGGTGATTTTAAAATTAAAAAAGCAAAACTACGCGGACAGCCATCATTTGGCATGTTATGTAGTGAATCTGAGCTGGGCATGGCAGAAAGTGCAGAGGGTATCATTGAATTACCTTTAGATGCGCCAATTGGTCAATGTGTGCGTGAATACCTGCAACTTGACGATGTGACGATTGATGTTGATTTAACGGCAAACCGTGCAGACTGTTTAGGTATCGCGGGCCTTGCGCGTGAAGTGGGCGTTTTAAACGCTATTTCAGCAACTGAGCCAACATGGGAAAATGTTGCCGTTTCAATTGATGATACAGTTGCTATTAATCTGCAAGCGCCACAAGCATGTCCTCGTTACCTTGGCCGTGTTATTAAAGGCATTAATCAAGATGTTGCAACGCCACTTTGGATGGTTGAAAAACTGCGTCGTTGTGGTGTGCGCAGTGTCGATGCAGTGGTTGATATCACGCAATATGTATTACTTGAGTTTGGTCATCCAATGCACGCCTTTGATCTTACTAAACTCGAAGGTGGCATTGAAGTGCGCCTTGCAGAGCAAGATGAAAAACTAACATTGTTAGATGGCAAAGAAGTTAAATTAAATGCCGACACTTTAGTGATTGCAGATCAATCTAAAGCGCTAGCAATGGCGGGTATTTTTGGTGGTCAGGACTCTGGTGTGCAACAGGGCACAACGGATATCTTCCTTGAAAGTGCATTTTTTGCACCGCTTGCAATCGCAGGTCGTGCACGTAGCTATGGTTTACATACCGATGCTTCTCATCGTTACGAGCGTGGTGTTGACCCCGTTTTACAAGCTAAAGCAATGGAACGTGCGACGCAGTTATTGGTTGAAATTTGTGGTGGTTCGGTTGGCCCAATTACAGAAGCTGTTAGTAATGAAAACCTACCTAAGCAGGCAACCATTACTCTAACACGCGTTAAATTAGATCGTTTAATTGGTCATGTTGTAGAAGATGCGCGTGTAACAGAGATTCTGACGCAGCTCGGTTGTGACGTTGAAACAACAGAAAACAGCTGGACCGTGGTGGCGCCAACTTATCGTTTCGACATGGAAATTGAAGAAGACTTAATTGAAGAAGTTGCGCGTGTATACGGTTATAACAATATTCCGAATATTGCTCCACAGGCTGCATTAACAATGCCCGCGCACAATGAAGCTGCACTGAAACTTTCTAAAATTCGTGATGTATTAGTAAACCGTGAATTTAATGAAGCGATCACGTATAGCTTTGTTGACCCTGACAAGCAATTAAAACTGCACCCTGAAGCGGATGCATTGATTCTGCCACATCCAATCTCTAAAGATATGTCAGCGATGCGTGTGAGCTTATTAACAGGTTTATTAGAGAGTGTTTCTAAAAACCAAAAGCGTCAACAGCCACGAGTGCGTTTGTTTGAAACCGGTTTACGTTTTGTTAAAGATGAAAATGCCGAAAATGGTATTAATCAACAAGCAATGTTAGCCGGTGTAATTATTGGCAATTTGAACGAGCAACACTGGGATCTCGAATCTCGTAATGTTGATTTTTTTGACTTAAAAGCAGATTTAGAAAGTGTCTTAGACCTTTGTGTTGATAGCACTAATTTTGAATTTAAAGCTGAAACACACAGTGCACTTCACCCAGGACAGTCGGCTGGCATATACCGCAATGGTAAGCACATCGGTTACATTGGTGCATTGCATCCAAACCATGTTAAGCCTTTTGCAATTAAAGGTACGCCAATCGTATTTGAAGTCCTGCTCGATGCAATTAGTACACGCCAATTGCCAGAGGCGGGCGATATATCTAAGTTCCCTGCAAACCATCGAGATTTAGCTTTTGTTGTAGATAAAAAGGTTGATGCAGGTAAGGTCTTAAAATTTATAGATAAAATTGGCGGAACCCAATTAGTTGGCTTAAACTTATTTGACGTATATGAAGGGCAAGGCGTAATTGAAGGTAATAAAAGCTTAGCAATAGGTTTAATCTTACAAGACACGACGCGCACTTTAGAAGAGCAGGAGATTGCTGATAGTGTTAACGCTATTGTAGAAGCGGTTTCTAAAGAGTTTAATGCATCTTTGAGAGAATAA
- a CDS encoding integration host factor subunit alpha: MALTKAEIALHLSQEVGLSKRDAKEFVESFFEEIKSTLANGEPVKISGFGGFELKDKSERPGRNPKTGEDIPIAARRVVTFRAGQKLKELVEENLPDTPQNG; the protein is encoded by the coding sequence ATGGCACTGACTAAAGCTGAAATAGCGCTACATTTATCACAAGAAGTAGGTCTAAGCAAACGAGACGCAAAAGAGTTTGTTGAGTCCTTTTTTGAAGAGATCAAATCGACCTTAGCCAATGGAGAGCCCGTTAAAATCTCTGGCTTTGGTGGGTTTGAGCTTAAAGATAAAAGTGAACGCCCTGGTCGTAACCCGAAAACCGGTGAAGATATTCCAATTGCAGCACGACGCGTTGTAACATTTAGAGCGGGGCAAAAGCTCAAAGAGTTAGTCGAAGAAAATTTACCCGACACACCTCAAAACGGATAA
- the cobB gene encoding Sir2 family NAD+-dependent deacetylase, whose product MPLNQYKKIVVLTGAGVSAESGIRTFRDKDGLWEKYKLEDVATLEGYKKNPELVLDFYNKRRKDFCTGDVEPNAAHYALAELEENFQGEFLLVTQNIDNLHEQAGSKNVIHMHGELLKARCPKTNQVINWLDDMSNNDLCHCCQYPENLRPHIVWFGEMPLGLDIIYHHLSQADLFIAIGTSGTVYPAAGFVEEAKSVGAYSIEVNLEASEIHSHFDKIEQGKATQVVPLIVDKLLSAKSLA is encoded by the coding sequence TTGCCTTTAAATCAATATAAAAAAATCGTGGTACTCACTGGTGCAGGCGTCTCTGCTGAATCAGGTATTCGTACATTTCGAGACAAAGATGGTTTATGGGAAAAGTATAAGCTGGAGGATGTTGCTACATTAGAAGGCTATAAAAAAAATCCAGAACTGGTGTTAGATTTCTATAATAAACGTCGTAAAGACTTTTGTACTGGTGATGTTGAACCTAATGCTGCTCACTATGCTTTAGCGGAATTAGAGGAAAATTTTCAAGGCGAGTTTTTATTAGTGACGCAAAATATTGATAATTTACACGAACAGGCGGGTTCTAAAAATGTGATTCATATGCATGGTGAGTTATTAAAAGCACGTTGCCCGAAAACCAATCAAGTGATTAATTGGTTAGATGATATGAGTAATAATGATCTTTGTCACTGTTGCCAGTACCCTGAAAACCTTAGACCGCATATTGTTTGGTTTGGGGAAATGCCACTCGGTTTAGATATTATTTACCATCACCTTTCTCAGGCAGATCTGTTTATTGCAATTGGCACCTCTGGCACGGTCTACCCTGCTGCCGGCTTCGTGGAAGAAGCTAAAAGTGTAGGGGCTTATTCCATCGAAGTGAATCTAGAAGCGAGTGAAATTCATAGCCATTTTGATAAAATTGAACAGGGTAAAGCGACACAAGTTGTACCACTTATCGTCGATAAGCTTTTGTCAGCTAAATCATTAGCATAA
- a CDS encoding DUF2987 domain-containing protein, translating to MRFLLLFISIFVSQNAFSSTLKLDYSLFFGYMKTLYKLDYQDVTTAFYLVQPSGESCTIKKAELVVDEKRDPIEFQSEGRLLPFFSDQHRKDGGVIYVTTAENQNCALQVTLMAKESQLDALTFAKLTLISEQLEGVLRKNAGMIGRYFLPTYQGLRFKLASPISADSALKLGYSVADNGDLLISNKRINATQVTELIPYQVLRITPWIVK from the coding sequence ATGCGATTTTTATTGCTATTTATTTCAATTTTCGTAAGCCAAAATGCATTTTCATCTACCTTAAAACTCGATTACTCTTTGTTTTTTGGCTACATGAAAACACTTTATAAATTAGATTATCAAGATGTTACTACCGCATTTTATCTAGTGCAGCCATCGGGTGAGAGTTGCACAATTAAAAAAGCAGAGTTAGTAGTTGATGAGAAAAGAGATCCGATTGAGTTCCAATCAGAAGGGCGTTTATTACCTTTCTTTTCCGATCAGCACCGTAAAGATGGTGGGGTTATCTATGTTACTACTGCGGAAAATCAAAACTGTGCATTACAAGTCACTCTAATGGCAAAAGAATCACAATTAGATGCTTTGACATTTGCAAAACTAACTCTTATAAGCGAACAACTTGAAGGGGTACTGCGAAAAAATGCCGGCATGATTGGCCGTTATTTCTTACCAACTTATCAAGGACTTCGCTTTAAATTAGCCTCTCCAATCAGCGCTGATAGCGCGTTGAAACTCGGTTACAGCGTTGCAGATAACGGCGACCTTTTGATTAGCAATAAGCGAATAAACGCAACGCAAGTGACAGAATTAATTCCTTATCAGGTGCTACGTATCACACCTTGGATTGTTAAATAA
- a CDS encoding phosphoglycolate phosphatase gives MKFNNKQVILFDLDGTLIDSAPDLALAINHMLTSLGRETFSDDLIRSWVGNGAQVIVKRGLSGKADYDDADIDVALFDKSLEIFLNFYANNLCVDTVTYPNVRSTLKILKAQGYRLVIVTNKPFDFIEPILDGLQLDGLFELCLGGDSLPVRKPDPLPLLHVCSKLGVTPEECVMVGDSKNDILAANAANMQSIGLTYGYNYGEDIGEHNPDAVFSDFADIIAPFAVTNQYDLVE, from the coding sequence TTGAAATTTAATAATAAACAGGTCATTTTATTTGATCTTGATGGTACTTTAATCGATAGCGCACCTGATTTAGCTTTAGCGATTAACCATATGTTAACGTCACTTGGCAGAGAAACATTCAGTGATGATCTTATTCGTTCATGGGTTGGTAATGGTGCACAAGTAATTGTTAAGCGAGGCTTATCAGGTAAAGCTGATTATGATGACGCGGATATTGATGTCGCTTTATTTGACAAATCATTGGAAATATTTCTTAACTTCTATGCAAATAACCTTTGTGTAGATACAGTGACTTATCCTAATGTTCGTTCTACGTTGAAAATATTAAAAGCACAGGGTTATCGATTAGTTATTGTTACCAATAAGCCTTTTGATTTTATAGAGCCTATTTTAGATGGCTTACAGCTTGATGGTTTGTTTGAACTTTGTTTAGGTGGTGACAGTTTACCTGTTCGTAAACCTGATCCATTGCCACTTTTACATGTGTGTAGCAAACTAGGTGTAACGCCTGAAGAGTGCGTGATGGTAGGTGACTCTAAAAATGATATCTTAGCCGCTAACGCTGCCAATATGCAAAGTATTGGTCTTACCTATGGATATAATTACGGTGAAGATATTGGTGAGCATAATCCTGATGCCGTATTTTCAGACTTTGCAGATATCATTGCGCCGTTTGCAGTGACTAATCAGTATGATCTTGTGGAATAA
- a CDS encoding FAD-dependent oxidoreductase — MSNTIQNTLKQPKIGIVGGGVAGATVALSLGELGLDVTLIEKGPTLVNGPPICHLHAGGNLYREISEQQCLTLLNESIELLRIYPHSIDYRPTIVAVPTNDKGEPENLFSRLEKLRQEYQRLVNIDPKNRVLGEPEDYFKIFTREEVEALKNKPIVTMPDSLEEWMIPVAHHVDLSQLKFPIIMVQEYGVNLFRLAASAELTLQKFTNCNILTSSKVVQVTQKNDQWLVEYQHQGASHHCEFDFLINAAGFRTGMVDDMLGFSRKRLVEFKAAYVTQWQGNDSIWPELVFFGERGTPNGMAQFTPYPDGYYQLHGMTESITLFDKGLVESSESSAQPELPDHLISKIDQGWPTQETELRTQKAIDHIGRFIPEYRRQAKVSAKPLYGAQQIPGEDADLRAAGVSFVGDNYARCEIVKASSAPSVAKEIIKQFVHLGNLDDTHLDRLTLSATHSLLNKDIEHYAQEICVMRQYPRSLAKCNVNYKG; from the coding sequence ATGAGTAACACGATTCAGAACACTTTAAAGCAACCTAAAATCGGTATTGTCGGCGGTGGTGTTGCGGGGGCCACCGTTGCCCTCAGCTTAGGTGAACTCGGATTAGATGTCACCCTAATAGAAAAAGGACCGACGCTTGTCAATGGTCCTCCGATTTGCCACTTACATGCCGGCGGTAACCTATACCGAGAAATATCTGAGCAACAGTGTCTGACGTTGTTAAACGAGTCGATCGAATTGTTACGTATATATCCGCATAGTATTGATTATCGTCCAACCATAGTTGCAGTTCCAACTAATGATAAAGGTGAGCCTGAAAATCTTTTCTCTCGTCTTGAAAAGCTTCGTCAAGAGTATCAGCGTTTAGTTAATATTGACCCTAAAAATAGGGTGCTGGGAGAGCCTGAAGATTACTTTAAAATTTTTACTCGCGAGGAAGTTGAAGCATTAAAAAATAAACCAATTGTTACTATGCCTGATTCGCTTGAAGAGTGGATGATTCCGGTTGCACATCATGTCGATTTATCGCAATTAAAGTTTCCAATTATTATGGTTCAAGAGTATGGGGTAAACCTATTTAGATTAGCCGCCAGCGCTGAACTAACTCTTCAAAAATTTACAAACTGTAATATTTTGACTAGTAGTAAAGTGGTGCAGGTAACCCAAAAAAATGACCAATGGCTGGTTGAATATCAACATCAGGGCGCCTCACATCATTGCGAATTTGATTTTTTGATTAATGCAGCAGGTTTTAGGACGGGTATGGTTGATGATATGCTCGGGTTTTCACGTAAACGACTCGTAGAGTTTAAAGCTGCCTATGTGACGCAATGGCAAGGTAATGACAGCATTTGGCCTGAGCTTGTCTTCTTTGGCGAGCGAGGCACGCCAAACGGCATGGCACAATTTACTCCTTACCCAGATGGTTACTATCAATTACACGGCATGACTGAATCAATCACTTTATTTGATAAAGGGTTAGTTGAAAGTTCAGAAAGTAGTGCGCAACCCGAACTACCGGATCACCTTATTAGCAAGATTGATCAAGGTTGGCCTACACAAGAAACAGAGCTTCGTACACAAAAAGCTATTGACCACATTGGTCGTTTTATCCCTGAATATCGAAGACAGGCAAAGGTTAGTGCTAAACCTCTATACGGAGCGCAGCAAATTCCTGGAGAAGATGCTGATTTACGTGCAGCCGGCGTTTCTTTTGTTGGTGATAACTATGCCCGCTGTGAGATTGTTAAAGCTTCCTCTGCACCAAGTGTGGCCAAAGAGATCATAAAGCAATTTGTTCATCTGGGGAACTTGGATGATACACACTTAGATAGACTGACATTGTCAGCAACTCATTCGCTGTTAAATAAAGATATTGAGCACTACGCACAAGAAATCTGTGTAATGCGCCAATACCCGCGTTCTTTAGCAAAGTGTAATGTCAATTATAAAGGATAA
- a CDS encoding anti-phage deoxyguanosine triphosphatase, which yields MNDKILKINEQWLQRLSEEPGKKRRLDKRSPFQRDKARVLHSAAFRRLQSKTQIHNNGLSDFYRTRLTHSLEVAQIGAGIVAHLTITQPEFKPLLPSNNLIETICLSHDIGHPPFGHGGETALNYMMIDDGGFEGNGQTFRILTQLEPYTEFNGMNLTRRSLLGLLKYPVCLSAISAPYPEDNSRNFRQLKTEEWMPGKGIYDHDESYLNAVLVPLCKADRALFQSLRPQAIGDISHRKSRYKSFDCSIMEIADDIAYGIHDLEDAIAMGIVSKALWQERVATQLAEVKDFCLGEQLTQLTNDLFSSQHFKRKDAIGALVNALITSIKIDLVDVKFNEPLLAYNAVLEPAMFKVLEILKQFVLNYVIKSPDLQILEYRGQQIVMELFEAFNAGPMRFLPEQVKQVYQQQSDASHQKRVIADYISSLTDNHALRLHASLFSSNQTTPMIGQHGF from the coding sequence ATGAATGATAAAATTTTAAAGATCAATGAACAATGGCTACAACGCCTTAGTGAAGAGCCAGGTAAAAAAAGACGTTTAGATAAACGTTCACCCTTTCAACGTGATAAAGCACGTGTCTTACATTCTGCGGCATTTCGTCGACTACAATCTAAAACGCAGATCCATAACAATGGGTTAAGTGATTTTTACCGTACACGTTTAACACATTCACTAGAAGTTGCACAAATAGGTGCTGGTATCGTTGCCCATTTGACCATAACACAGCCTGAATTTAAGCCTCTGCTACCGAGTAATAATTTAATTGAGACAATCTGCCTAAGCCACGATATCGGTCACCCTCCCTTCGGACATGGAGGGGAAACAGCTTTAAATTATATGATGATCGACGATGGTGGGTTTGAAGGGAATGGTCAAACCTTTAGAATTTTAACGCAATTAGAGCCATACACAGAATTTAATGGAATGAACTTGACCCGCCGTAGTTTACTTGGATTATTAAAATATCCCGTTTGCTTAAGCGCAATCAGTGCCCCTTATCCTGAAGATAATAGCCGTAACTTTCGACAATTAAAAACCGAAGAATGGATGCCAGGCAAGGGTATCTATGACCATGATGAATCCTATTTAAACGCAGTATTAGTTCCACTTTGTAAAGCTGATAGAGCTTTGTTTCAATCTTTACGTCCCCAAGCAATAGGAGATATAAGCCATCGTAAGTCGCGTTATAAATCCTTTGATTGTTCCATTATGGAAATAGCTGATGATATCGCTTATGGAATTCACGATCTTGAAGATGCGATTGCCATGGGGATTGTTAGCAAAGCTTTATGGCAAGAGAGAGTAGCAACACAACTAGCTGAAGTTAAAGACTTTTGCTTAGGTGAGCAACTGACACAGCTGACAAATGATCTCTTTTCTAGCCAACACTTTAAACGTAAAGATGCTATCGGCGCATTAGTTAATGCGTTGATCACATCAATAAAAATCGACCTAGTAGATGTTAAATTTAACGAGCCACTACTCGCCTACAACGCGGTATTAGAGCCTGCGATGTTTAAAGTTTTAGAAATATTAAAACAGTTTGTATTAAACTACGTGATTAAAAGCCCAGACTTACAAATTCTGGAGTATCGTGGTCAGCAGATTGTAATGGAACTCTTCGAAGCATTTAATGCAGGGCCAATGCGCTTTTTACCCGAACAAGTAAAACAAGTTTACCAACAACAAAGCGATGCATCTCACCAAAAACGTGTGATTGCTGATTATATATCAAGCTTAACTGATAACCATGCACTGCGCTTACATGCAAGCCTATTCAGTAGTAATCAAACAACGCCAATGATAGGACAGCATGGATTTTAA
- a CDS encoding sensor domain-containing diguanylate cyclase — MKKPSIPPNERKRLAQLDSLGVLDTQAEERFDRISRMAKRLFNVPIALVSLVDENRQWFKSCFGISASETSREISFCGHAILNSDVFIINNALEDNRFIDNPLVVNDPKIRFYAGCPLVVNGYRLGTLCLIDQVPREFDEQDVSALQDLASMVEHELTAVQLATMDELTGISNRRGFLMLAQSSLNYCIRNHIAVTLAYLDLDLFKEINDHYGHAKGDEILVMFADSMKATFRNSDIFARLGGDEFVLLFSNTTRDQALHAIDKFRASLAEIKIAHGYPHRVEFTCGIVEFTPSKHPTMEALLEEGDKLMYQLKH; from the coding sequence ATGAAAAAACCTAGTATTCCACCCAACGAGAGGAAACGATTAGCGCAACTTGATTCGCTTGGTGTCCTTGATACTCAAGCCGAAGAGCGTTTCGATCGTATTTCTCGAATGGCAAAACGGCTTTTTAACGTGCCAATTGCTTTGGTGAGTTTAGTCGATGAAAATCGACAGTGGTTTAAGTCTTGTTTTGGTATTTCAGCTTCAGAAACCTCACGTGAAATTTCATTTTGTGGTCATGCCATTTTAAATAGTGATGTATTCATCATTAACAATGCACTTGAAGATAATCGCTTTATCGATAATCCATTAGTCGTAAATGATCCTAAAATACGATTTTATGCAGGTTGTCCCTTAGTGGTAAATGGTTACCGCTTAGGTACGTTGTGTCTTATTGATCAAGTACCCAGAGAGTTTGATGAGCAAGATGTCAGTGCACTTCAGGATTTAGCTTCCATGGTCGAGCATGAGTTAACGGCTGTGCAGCTAGCGACAATGGATGAATTAACGGGCATATCTAATCGTCGTGGTTTTTTAATGCTTGCGCAAAGTAGTCTCAATTATTGTATTCGAAATCATATTGCCGTGACTCTGGCATACTTAGATTTAGATCTATTCAAAGAGATCAATGATCATTATGGCCATGCTAAGGGTGATGAAATTCTGGTTATGTTTGCTGACTCAATGAAAGCTACCTTTAGAAACTCAGATATTTTTGCTCGTTTAGGGGGTGATGAGTTTGTTTTATTATTTAGTAATACCACCCGCGACCAAGCCCTTCATGCGATTGATAAATTTAGAGCTTCGTTAGCTGAAATTAAGATCGCTCATGGTTACCCGCATCGTGTTGAATTTACCTGTGGCATCGTCGAATTTACGCCATCTAAGCATCCCACCATGGAAGCGTTATTAGAGGAGGGAGATAAATTAATGTATCAGTTAAAGCATTAG
- a CDS encoding GNAT family N-acetyltransferase: protein MQFIECNFEQHAPAMLAIFNDAIENSTALYDYKPRTIENMAEWFAIKTLNNFPVIGIVNDSEQLMGFASYGTFRAWPAYKYTVEHSLYVNRLFRGQKLGQALLEQLIERAVEQQYHTLIGAIDMNNKASIKLHEKFAFNHCGTIKQAAFKFGEWLDLGFYQRILLTPDQPLDG, encoded by the coding sequence TTGCAATTTATAGAATGTAATTTTGAGCAACATGCACCCGCTATGTTAGCTATCTTTAATGATGCCATTGAAAACTCTACTGCCCTGTATGATTATAAACCACGCACCATTGAAAATATGGCAGAATGGTTTGCGATTAAAACGCTAAATAATTTTCCTGTGATAGGCATTGTTAATGATAGTGAACAGTTAATGGGCTTTGCAAGTTACGGGACTTTTCGAGCGTGGCCTGCATATAAATATACTGTCGAGCACTCGTTATACGTAAACAGATTATTCAGAGGTCAAAAATTAGGACAAGCGCTACTTGAACAGTTAATTGAAAGGGCTGTTGAACAGCAATACCATACTTTGATTGGCGCTATCGATATGAACAATAAAGCCAGTATTAAACTGCATGAAAAGTTTGCATTTAACCATTGTGGCACCATTAAACAAGCAGCATTTAAATTCGGAGAGTGGCTTGATTTAGGCTTTTATCAACGAATTTTGTTAACCCCAGATCAACCTTTGGATGGTTAG